A region of the Flintibacter sp. KGMB00164 genome:
TCCCTCGTCCTTCTGATAGGTGCCGAACAGGCATTTCATCATCGTCGATTTACCGGCGCCGTTTTCACCCATCAATCCCATTACGGTTCCCCGTTTGATGTCCAGATTGATGTGGTCGAGCACCCGGTTACGACCGAAAGACTTGCTCATACCTCGTATTGACAGGACAATATCGTCTTTCGCATCTGCCATTCTCGTTACTCCTGTTTAAACATATTAGCAGTTTCAGCGAAAAATCTGATTCTGCCGAATGGTTCGTTTCAAAGTCGCTATTAGGGAGAAGGGTTCCCGCCGGACGGAGAGTGCTTTCTCCCGAACGGAGAATTCCTTCTCCCTAATAGCTAATGGTTACATGTTCTTAATAAAGATGGACAAATCGTCCATGCCGCTGAATTACTGGTTCAGCAGAGCGGTGTAAGAAGCAGCGTTGTCGGTCTTCACCATGTTGATGGCGAAAGCGTCATAAGCGCTGGGGTTGGACAGACGGTTGGTGATGTTGGACTCGGTCTGGCCGTCGCCGTCCACGTACTCGACCTTCAGGTTCAGCAGGTCGTCATACTTCTGCAGCAGGGGCTTGTAAGTGGAGCCCAGGAAGTTATCGGCGGCGTTATAGGTGTTCAGCCACACGGACTTCTCGGGGTGAGCGGTAGCATCCAGCTGGTTGGAAACGGGAGCGTAGGTCACAGTGGAGTCCAGGAAGTCCTTGTAGTTCTCAGCGGTGACAGCCACGTTCAGAGCGTAGTAGGAGCGCTCCTCAGCCACGTACTTGTACACGTCGGAGCTGAGCACGTTGCCGGCGTCATCCTCGGTGCCGATACCGGTGTCGATGTCCACACCGTCCAGAGCGTTACGCAGGACGCGCAGGGTCAGGTAAGCCTGAACGTCAGCGTGCTGGCTGATGGTGCCGCCGTAACCTTCCGCGATAGCGGCAACGGCGTCGGAGTTGGCGTCATAGCCGAAGGTGGGAACCTTGTTCTCCTTGGACCAAGCGTTGAACATGGACATGCCCATGCCGTCGTTGTTGGAAGCGATGATGTCGATCTGCTCACCGAAGGAAGCGGACCAGGTGCCGATGGCGTTACCGGCGGTGGCGGCGTCCCAAGTGGCGCCGGCGGAGTTCTTCATCTCCTGAGAGGCCAGCTCACGCACGGTGTAGGTCTTGCCGTCGACCTCGATGGTGCCGTCCTTAACAGCAGTAGCGGTGCCGTCCACGTTGGTGCCGACGGGGGAGCTGTCGGTGGCGCCGTCCTTCTCAACGGCAGTGCCCAGAGCGTTACGCACGCCGCGGGTACGGGCGATGGAGTCGTTGTGGCCGATATCGCCGATGGCCAGCACGTAGCCGATCACGCCGTCGCCGTTGCGGTCGATCTCAACGCCGTCTTTGATGGCCTTCTCGATGTATTCCTTGATCATCTGGCCCTGGAGCTCAGCGCCCTGGTTGGCGTCGAAGCCCACGTAGTAGGTCTTGTCGTTGAACTGCAGAGCGTTCATGTCCAGCTCGCCGGTGGAGCTATTGGAGGGCTGGCGGTTGTACCAGACAACGGGCTTGTCCTTGTTGGCTACGGTGGTGCTGTCGCCGCCGCTGCCGGAGCCGGAACCAGAGGCGGAGCTGCCGCCGCTGCTGCCGCAGGCAGCCAGGCCAAGAACCATAGTAGCAGCCAGGGTCAGTGCAAGAGCTTTCTTCATAATGATTCTCCTTTTCTGTGTAAATTGTACAGAGTCTTTCCTGTTGACTCCATCTCACATGTTTAATTTTATTAAAAGACAACTGGAAAAACAAGTATAAATTTCACCGAAAGAAGGGTAAAAAATTATGCCAATACAACAATGTGCCAAAACATAATGAAAAGAAATTGTGCATTTTACTCAACAGTTCGCTGCTCAAAAGCGAACAACGCTTTTTGGCTGTCCATGGTAAACAGGTTGCGTCGATCCACGATTTTGGTAGAAGTATCCACCGTGCGCTCCAGAGAGGAGCCTTGGCCGGAGAGCAGTTTATAAGCACTTTCCACCCCTAAATAGCCCATAGCGTAGGGATTTTGAACAATCAGAGCATCAACGCTGCCCTCCTGAAGCCCGTCCACTGTGGCGACGTTGGAGTCAAAGCCCACCAGAAATACGTCCTCGGAGAGACCAAGAGACTCCACCGCATTGGCAGCACCCACGCTGGTGGGTTCGTTGAAAGCCAGCAGGACGTTGATCTGCGGATATTTTTCCAAAAGTGCGGTGGTGTCGGATTGGGCGTGGCTGGCCTCAGCCAGCGTGTTGACGATCCCGACGATCTCCGCCCGGCCGCTCTGGGTGAAGGTGTCCACTGCGCCCTGTTCCCGTTCCTGGCCGTTGGCGCTGCTGATATCATAGTTGATGATGCCAACCTTGAGGGGGCCGCTGATCCGGTCCAGGGCCGATTGGGCAGCCATCTGTCCGGCGGCGTAGTTGTCCGTACCGAT
Encoded here:
- a CDS encoding substrate-binding domain-containing protein, whose product is MKQNKWAALSAALTLSLLCGCTASIAPSSQHTVAIVAKSTQTEFWLSVFAGAEAAATEYNLELTITGPKTEEDYETQNQMVANAVEAGAEALVFSAIDYENNAAAIDAAAQAGVQIVAIDSNVASSAVSTYIGTDNYAAGQMAAQSALDRISGPLKVGIINYDISSANGQEREQGAVDTFTQSGRAEIVGIVNTLAEASHAQSDTTALLEKYPQINVLLAFNEPTSVGAANAVESLGLSEDVFLVGFDSNVATVDGLQEGSVDALIVQNPYAMGYLGVESAYKLLSGQGSSLERTVDTSTKIVDRRNLFTMDSQKALFAFEQRTVE
- a CDS encoding substrate-binding domain-containing protein, encoding MKKALALTLAATMVLGLAACGSSGGSSASGSGSGSGGDSTTVANKDKPVVWYNRQPSNSSTGELDMNALQFNDKTYYVGFDANQGAELQGQMIKEYIEKAIKDGVEIDRNGDGVIGYVLAIGDIGHNDSIARTRGVRNALGTAVEKDGATDSSPVGTNVDGTATAVKDGTIEVDGKTYTVRELASQEMKNSAGATWDAATAGNAIGTWSASFGEQIDIIASNNDGMGMSMFNAWSKENKVPTFGYDANSDAVAAIAEGYGGTISQHADVQAYLTLRVLRNALDGVDIDTGIGTEDDAGNVLSSDVYKYVAEERSYYALNVAVTAENYKDFLDSTVTYAPVSNQLDATAHPEKSVWLNTYNAADNFLGSTYKPLLQKYDDLLNLKVEYVDGDGQTESNITNRLSNPSAYDAFAINMVKTDNAASYTALLNQ